A portion of the Blattabacterium clevelandi genome contains these proteins:
- a CDS encoding 2-oxoglutarate dehydrogenase E1 component encodes MNDHRYSFLNDIHNIEFLYKKYKENPNSVEPSWCAFFYGFDFHEKMNQLSTNNQVLNVPVINTSHIEFLVYNLIQSYRKIGHFFTKTNPIQKRKNHLLSLDLKNFGLSEKELDVSFEAGKLIGIGKNTLKNIIQHLKSIYCNSIGIEYMYISDTNKIEWIENWFRKEKFEFSKEKKKFFLKKLNEAVSFENFIHTKFIGKKRFSIEGNESILPALEEMIDYTSNKYMTEYFIVGMSHRGRLNILSNFFKKKYSHIFSEFQDKEYKEKSFSGDVKYHLGFTKIRKTYSGKYIKISLVPNPSHLESVNAIVEGLTRSKIDIDYNQNSNSEKIVPILIHGDASLSGQGIVYEVIQLSKLKGYKTGGTIHIVINNQIGFTTNNTEGRSSHYCTDIAKVILSPVLHINADDIESVIRAIHFAVDFRMHYHEDIFIDLLGYRKYGHNEGDEPRFTQPTLYKVISKHTNSYNLYKEKLEKDGVINSIEIQKMEQQYEKILNIGFDEAKTIKWNILNSFLEEEWKNFPSKTNEILNKVNTQFSIERLIEISNKIFTLPTDKIFFKKTKFIFQQRLEMVKKKLVDWSIAELLSYGTLLDEGFNIRLSGEDVVRGTFSQRHIIVKTEEEEDIFLLNHIRLGQGKIQVYNSPLSEYGVLGFEYGYAMLSPYTLTLWEAQFGDFGNGGQIIIDQYISSGEDKWKIKNGIVMLLPHGYEGQGPEHSSARIERYLQLCANNNLFLVNCTTPANFYHLLRRQMKLNFRKPLVVFTPKSLLRHPKCISKMEELSEGKFQEILDDTSVIDINKVTKLIFCSGKIYYDLLKKKESMKDEKTSIIRIEQIYPLKNKKIIELFNKYKNKKRVFWVQEEPENMGLWSFIFRKIGNSLSFNLIAPSENSSTSTGSYIDFLKIQNKILEKAFL; translated from the coding sequence ATGAATGATCATCGATATTCTTTTCTAAACGATATCCATAATATCGAATTTCTTTATAAAAAATATAAAGAAAATCCTAATTCAGTAGAACCTAGTTGGTGTGCTTTTTTTTATGGATTTGATTTTCATGAAAAAATGAATCAACTATCTACTAATAATCAAGTTCTAAATGTTCCAGTGATTAACACATCTCATATAGAATTTTTAGTTTATAACTTGATTCAATCTTATCGAAAAATTGGTCATTTTTTTACTAAAACAAATCCTATACAAAAAAGGAAAAACCATTTACTATCTTTAGATTTAAAAAATTTTGGATTATCTGAAAAAGAACTTGATGTTTCGTTTGAAGCAGGAAAATTAATTGGTATTGGAAAAAATACTTTAAAAAATATTATTCAACATCTAAAAAGTATTTATTGTAATTCTATAGGTATAGAATATATGTACATATCGGATACTAACAAAATAGAATGGATTGAAAATTGGTTTCGAAAAGAAAAATTCGAATTTTCCAAAGAAAAGAAAAAATTTTTTTTAAAAAAATTAAATGAAGCAGTTTCTTTTGAAAATTTTATTCATACTAAATTCATAGGGAAAAAAAGATTTTCTATAGAAGGAAATGAATCTATATTACCTGCATTGGAAGAAATGATAGATTATACTTCCAATAAATATATGACCGAATATTTTATCGTAGGTATGTCTCATAGAGGACGTTTAAACATACTTTCTAATTTTTTTAAAAAAAAATATTCTCATATTTTCAGTGAATTTCAAGATAAAGAATATAAAGAAAAATCATTTTCAGGTGATGTTAAATATCATTTGGGTTTTACAAAAATTAGAAAAACTTACAGTGGTAAATATATAAAAATAAGTCTTGTTCCAAATCCATCTCATTTAGAATCAGTAAATGCTATTGTTGAGGGTCTAACTCGTTCTAAAATAGATATTGATTATAATCAAAATAGTAATTCAGAAAAAATTGTCCCCATTCTTATTCATGGAGATGCCTCTTTATCAGGACAAGGAATTGTATACGAAGTAATACAATTATCTAAATTAAAAGGTTATAAAACGGGAGGGACAATTCACATTGTAATTAATAATCAAATTGGATTTACTACAAATAATACAGAAGGACGTTCTAGCCACTATTGCACAGATATAGCAAAAGTAATTCTTTCTCCAGTCTTACATATTAATGCTGATGATATAGAATCTGTTATTCGAGCCATTCATTTTGCGGTAGATTTTAGAATGCATTATCATGAAGATATTTTCATAGATTTACTTGGATACAGAAAATATGGACATAATGAAGGAGATGAACCTCGTTTTACTCAACCTACTTTATATAAAGTTATTTCCAAACATACAAACTCATATAATTTATATAAAGAAAAATTAGAGAAAGATGGGGTCATTAATTCAATTGAAATCCAAAAAATGGAACAACAATATGAAAAAATTCTCAATATAGGATTTGATGAAGCAAAAACTATTAAATGGAATATTTTAAATTCATTTTTAGAAGAAGAATGGAAAAATTTTCCTTCTAAAACTAATGAAATTTTGAATAAAGTCAATACTCAATTTTCCATTGAAAGGCTTATAGAGATTTCCAATAAAATTTTTACTCTTCCTACGGATAAAATTTTTTTTAAAAAAACGAAATTTATCTTTCAACAAAGATTAGAAATGGTTAAAAAAAAATTAGTAGATTGGAGTATTGCAGAGTTACTATCCTATGGAACACTTTTAGATGAAGGATTTAATATTCGTCTATCAGGAGAAGATGTGGTAAGAGGAACTTTTTCTCAACGACATATCATTGTAAAAACAGAAGAAGAAGAGGATATTTTTTTGCTTAATCATATTCGATTAGGACAAGGAAAAATTCAAGTTTACAATTCTCCACTTTCCGAATATGGAGTTTTAGGTTTTGAATATGGATATGCTATGTTATCTCCTTATACTTTAACTTTATGGGAAGCTCAATTTGGTGATTTTGGAAATGGAGGACAAATTATTATAGATCAGTATATATCCTCTGGAGAGGATAAATGGAAAATTAAAAATGGGATTGTAATGCTACTTCCTCATGGATACGAAGGGCAAGGTCCAGAACATTCATCTGCACGTATTGAACGTTATTTACAACTTTGTGCTAACAATAATTTATTTTTAGTTAACTGTACTACTCCTGCTAATTTTTATCATCTTTTGAGAAGACAAATGAAACTAAATTTTCGAAAACCACTTGTAGTTTTTACTCCTAAAAGTTTACTTCGTCATCCAAAATGTATATCAAAAATGGAAGAACTTTCTGAAGGAAAATTTCAAGAAATTTTGGACGATACTTCAGTTATAGATATTAATAAAGTAACAAAATTAATTTTTTGTTCTGGAAAAATATATTATGATTTACTAAAGAAAAAAGAATCTATGAAGGATGAAAAAACATCTATCATTCGTATAGAACAAATTTATCCTTTAAAAAATAAAAAAATTATAGAATTATTTAATAAATACAAAAATAAAAAAAGAGTCTTTTGGGTACAAGAAGAACCAGAAAATATGGGATTGTGGAGTTTTATTTTTAGAAAAATAGGAAATAGTCTTTCATTTAATTTAATAGCACCATCGGAAAATTCTAGTACATCTACAGGATCTTATATAGATTTTTTAAAAATTCAAAATAAAATATTAGAAAAGGCGTTTCTATAA
- a CDS encoding lysophospholipid acyltransferase family protein yields MKKKVGTLFRDAFGNFHFVKRFLIFTFGCISYNRYNGFNQLKLKGTEYIKDLPDKKVLFVSNHQTYFADVFAMFHVFCSVKNGFINTIKNPIYLLNPKINLYYVAAKETINKGILTKLFTYSGAITVKRTWREGKKKVNRSVDLSEISRMGTALNDGWLITFPQGTTKEFAPGRRGIVHVIKKFNPIVVPIVIDGFQKAYDKKGIRIKKKGVLQKMIFKEPIKLDFKNDTTNIIMEKIMDSIEQSPKYYKRKKIKL; encoded by the coding sequence TTGAAAAAAAAGGTGGGTACTCTATTTAGAGATGCGTTTGGAAATTTTCATTTCGTAAAACGTTTTTTAATTTTCACCTTTGGTTGTATTTCTTACAATCGATATAATGGATTTAATCAATTAAAATTAAAAGGAACAGAATATATTAAAGATCTTCCTGATAAAAAAGTTCTTTTTGTATCTAATCATCAAACATATTTTGCAGATGTTTTTGCTATGTTTCATGTTTTTTGTAGTGTAAAAAATGGATTTATAAATACGATTAAAAATCCTATTTATCTTTTAAATCCAAAAATTAATCTATACTATGTAGCTGCTAAAGAAACAATAAATAAAGGAATACTTACAAAATTATTTACTTATTCAGGAGCTATTACTGTAAAAAGAACATGGAGAGAGGGTAAAAAAAAAGTAAATAGATCAGTAGATCTATCTGAAATTTCTCGTATGGGAACTGCTTTAAATGACGGATGGCTCATTACTTTTCCTCAAGGAACTACTAAAGAATTTGCTCCTGGACGTAGAGGGATTGTTCATGTTATCAAAAAATTTAATCCTATTGTAGTCCCTATTGTGATAGATGGATTTCAAAAAGCCTATGATAAAAAAGGAATTAGAATTAAAAAAAAAGGAGTTTTACAAAAAATGATTTTTAAAGAACCTATTAAACTGGATTTCAAAAATGATACTACGAATATAATTATGGAAAAAATTATGGATTCTATAGAACAATCTCCTAAATATTACAAAAGAAAAAAAATTAAATTATGA
- a CDS encoding alpha/beta hydrolase yields MLLNKLSIKHIIKKPRILNKYPSPLFLMIHGYGSNENDLFSFQKDIPENFFIISIQGCYSFGSDKYSWYDIDFSNKDRFINIDQAKKTIEKISFFIDEAIKEYQLNKNQVWLCGFSQGAILSYAIAFKNPEKVKKVIALSGYLEKKLLPKKMNYSSYTDLEFFISHGKYDTICPINLVKKGINFIKNQKILSLQYKEYDSGHSLNSYNYQDIINWIKKNKSF; encoded by the coding sequence ATGCTTTTAAATAAACTTTCTATTAAACATATTATCAAAAAACCAAGAATATTGAATAAATATCCATCTCCTCTTTTTTTAATGATTCATGGATATGGAAGTAATGAAAATGATCTTTTTTCTTTTCAAAAAGATATTCCAGAAAATTTTTTTATAATTAGTATTCAAGGGTGTTATTCTTTTGGTTCAGATAAATATTCGTGGTATGATATCGATTTTTCTAATAAAGATCGATTTATTAATATTGACCAAGCTAAAAAAACTATTGAAAAAATATCTTTTTTTATAGATGAAGCTATTAAAGAATATCAATTAAATAAAAACCAAGTATGGTTATGTGGATTTAGCCAAGGAGCTATTCTTAGTTATGCTATTGCTTTCAAAAACCCTGAAAAAGTAAAAAAAGTTATTGCTTTAAGTGGATATTTAGAAAAAAAACTTTTGCCAAAAAAAATGAATTATTCTTCTTATACAGATTTAGAATTTTTTATTTCTCATGGAAAATATGATACCATTTGTCCTATCAATTTAGTAAAAAAAGGAATTAACTTTATTAAAAATCAAAAAATACTTTCTTTACAATACAAAGAATACGATTCTGGACATTCTTTAAACAGTTATAATTATCAGGATATCATTAATTGGATAAAAAAAAACAAATCTTTTTAA
- the alaS gene encoding alanine--tRNA ligase — MKYKYVRDIFLDFFQKKKHKIIPSFPIYLRDDPTLFFINAGMNPFKDYFLGYKKPKFRRIVNIQRCLRVSGKHNDLENVGYDNYHHTMFEMLGNWSFGDYSRKETIEWAWELLIQKYNIPKKNIYISIFIGDEKDGLSMDKETYQYWNSLTSKNNILFFGKKENFWEMGATGPCGPCSEIHIDFRNEEEKNRLPGKYLINKGHPKMIEIWNLVFIEFFRKLDGSLDSLSTKHVDAGMGLERLCMVLQGKSSSYDTDIFFPIIRDIKDSLGNIYKKEFYQDVSIRIIADHLRALVISIYDGQLPSNNGAGYVIRRILRRSIIYATRFLYKKKPFLYKIVESLVREMRILFPELENKKEYIKHVIEEEETSFFRVIEKGYERFHHLIIKTKEKNKKIIDGKSIFQLYDTYGFPIKLSRILAKKNDFSIDEKSFQKELLKQKEKSKKDNNTLIKSDWIKIHNNQFEYENENFIGYDFLEYEIMILKYRKVENQSVKKRKDSYYELVFSKTPFYPEGGGQLGDTGFIKNKIDKIIIENTIKENSFILHIVRTLPLNIYSFFQAIVNKNRRIEIEKNHTATHLLHFALKKVFGEHIQQKGSSIREDYLRFDFSHYKKITTEELNKIEKLVQELIFSNLFLEEKRSFPLKEAIKKGCLGIFHEKYKEKVRVITFGDSSELCIGTHVKCTGLIQVFEILSESSISYGIRRIKAITSKKAIQYLKSIHFQYKSLKKILKYPESPIKSFLSLQIENKKLKQEIEKGYSQKIKILKKDFLLKAIQLPFITYICDISNENKTLKTNLVKKIVLDLRNEVSNLFMVVSFIQDNKIMILISISDSVIKNKNIHAHKIIRKMADHIHGKYWGKSFFSMAIGINIDGLSLVLKETKEYLKFFKNDDGISF; from the coding sequence ATGAAATATAAATATGTAAGAGATATTTTCCTTGATTTTTTTCAAAAAAAAAAACACAAAATAATTCCTTCTTTTCCTATTTATTTAAGAGACGATCCTACACTTTTTTTTATTAATGCCGGTATGAATCCTTTCAAAGATTACTTTCTAGGATATAAAAAACCTAAATTTCGAAGAATCGTTAATATTCAAAGATGTCTTAGAGTTTCCGGTAAACATAACGATTTAGAAAATGTAGGATATGATAATTATCATCATACTATGTTTGAAATGTTAGGAAACTGGTCTTTTGGAGATTATTCTAGAAAAGAAACTATAGAATGGGCTTGGGAATTATTAATACAAAAATATAACATTCCAAAAAAAAATATTTATATATCTATTTTTATTGGAGATGAAAAAGATGGATTATCCATGGATAAAGAAACATATCAATATTGGAACTCATTAACCAGTAAAAATAATATCCTTTTTTTTGGAAAAAAAGAAAATTTTTGGGAAATGGGTGCTACAGGACCTTGTGGCCCTTGTTCTGAAATTCATATTGATTTTCGTAATGAAGAAGAAAAAAATAGATTACCAGGAAAATACCTTATTAATAAAGGACATCCTAAGATGATAGAAATTTGGAATTTAGTTTTTATAGAATTTTTTAGAAAATTAGATGGATCCTTAGATAGTTTATCTACAAAACATGTAGATGCAGGTATGGGATTAGAAAGATTATGTATGGTTTTACAGGGAAAATCATCTAGTTATGATACGGATATATTTTTTCCAATAATTAGAGATATAAAAGATTCTTTAGGAAATATTTATAAAAAAGAATTTTATCAAGATGTATCTATACGTATTATAGCAGATCACTTAAGAGCTCTAGTAATTTCTATCTACGATGGTCAATTACCATCAAATAATGGAGCTGGTTATGTTATCAGAAGAATTTTAAGAAGATCCATTATTTATGCTACTCGGTTTTTATATAAAAAAAAACCTTTTCTTTACAAAATTGTGGAATCTTTAGTAAGAGAAATGAGAATATTGTTTCCTGAATTGGAAAATAAAAAAGAATATATCAAGCATGTAATTGAAGAAGAAGAAACCTCTTTTTTTAGAGTAATTGAAAAAGGATATGAACGATTTCATCATTTAATCATCAAAACTAAAGAAAAAAATAAAAAAATTATTGATGGAAAAAGTATTTTTCAATTGTACGATACTTATGGATTTCCCATAAAATTATCTAGAATATTGGCTAAAAAAAATGATTTTTCTATAGATGAAAAATCATTTCAAAAAGAATTATTAAAACAAAAAGAAAAATCTAAAAAAGATAATAATACACTCATCAAAAGTGATTGGATAAAAATTCATAATAATCAATTTGAGTACGAAAATGAAAATTTTATAGGATATGATTTTTTAGAATATGAAATTATGATTTTAAAATATAGAAAGGTAGAAAATCAATCAGTAAAAAAAAGAAAAGATTCTTATTACGAATTAGTTTTTTCAAAAACTCCTTTTTATCCTGAAGGAGGAGGACAATTAGGGGATACTGGTTTTATAAAAAATAAAATAGATAAAATTATTATTGAAAATACAATAAAAGAAAATTCTTTTATTTTACATATTGTTCGAACCCTTCCTTTAAATATTTATTCATTTTTTCAAGCAATAGTAAATAAAAATAGAAGAATCGAAATTGAAAAAAATCATACAGCTACTCATTTATTACATTTCGCATTAAAAAAAGTTTTTGGGGAACATATTCAACAGAAAGGATCTTCTATTAGAGAAGATTATTTACGTTTTGATTTTTCACATTATAAAAAAATCACTACAGAAGAATTAAATAAAATAGAAAAATTAGTTCAAGAATTAATTTTTTCTAATCTTTTTTTAGAAGAAAAAAGATCTTTTCCATTAAAAGAAGCAATAAAAAAAGGTTGTTTAGGAATATTTCATGAAAAATATAAAGAAAAAGTACGTGTAATCACGTTTGGAGATTCTTCCGAATTATGTATTGGAACACATGTCAAATGTACTGGATTAATTCAAGTTTTTGAAATTTTATCAGAATCTTCTATATCGTATGGAATACGAAGGATCAAGGCTATAACTTCAAAAAAAGCTATTCAATATTTAAAATCTATTCATTTTCAATATAAATCATTAAAAAAAATTCTGAAATATCCGGAATCTCCAATAAAGAGTTTTCTTAGTTTACAAATAGAAAATAAAAAATTAAAACAAGAAATTGAAAAAGGCTATTCACAGAAAATTAAAATTTTAAAAAAAGATTTTTTATTAAAAGCAATCCAATTACCTTTTATCACATATATATGCGATATTTCTAATGAAAATAAAACATTAAAAACTAACCTGGTTAAGAAAATTGTTTTAGATTTACGAAATGAAGTATCGAATTTATTTATGGTGGTAAGTTTTATACAAGACAATAAAATAATGATTTTGATATCGATTTCTGATTCTGTTATCAAAAATAAAAATATTCATGCTCATAAAATTATCCGTAAAATGGCGGATCATATCCATGGAAAATATTGGGGAAAATCTTTTTTTTCTATGGCAATAGGTATAAATATAGACGGATTAAGTTTAGTTTTGAAAGAAACGAAAGAATATTTAAAATTTTTTAAAAATGATGATGGAATTTCTTTTTGA
- the odhB gene encoding 2-oxoglutarate dehydrogenase complex dihydrolipoyllysine-residue succinyltransferase, which translates to MIIKVKTPSPGESITEVEVTSWLVKDGDYVSKNQLIAELDSDKATLEVSAEENGIITLMVKKGKKLKVGETLCTIDTSKKRETYEKESHKLYPEKKINKIHKNQKKETISYNKNWPSPASKKILKEKNIPIESIKGTGKHGRITKKDCIETITDDIIHYDSLIEKKSTPMYRSTRVTNLSSLRRKLSERLVSIKNKTAMLTTFNEVNMQEVFLIRKKYKSIFKEKHGVNLGFMSFFTISCIRGIHIYPDINAIIHGKQKINFEYCDISIAISGPKGLMVPVIRNAEHLSFRGIEQEISRLSTRVQNGKISIDEMEGGTFTITNGGIFGSMLSTPIINPPQSAILGMHKIVERPVVINKSIEIRPIMYLSLSYDHRIIDGKEAVGFLVSVKESIENPIKFLMEKNEKNIPKILEL; encoded by the coding sequence ATGATAATAAAAGTAAAGACCCCTTCTCCAGGAGAATCAATTACAGAGGTAGAGGTAACCTCATGGCTTGTTAAAGATGGAGATTATGTATCCAAAAATCAATTAATAGCTGAATTAGATTCAGATAAAGCAACTTTAGAAGTTTCTGCAGAGGAAAATGGTATAATAACCTTGATGGTAAAAAAAGGAAAAAAACTAAAAGTTGGGGAGACTCTATGTACTATAGATACTTCTAAAAAAAGAGAAACTTATGAGAAAGAATCTCACAAACTATATCCTGAAAAAAAAATAAATAAAATTCATAAAAATCAAAAAAAGGAAACAATTTCTTATAATAAAAACTGGCCTTCTCCAGCATCAAAAAAAATATTGAAAGAAAAAAATATTCCTATAGAATCCATTAAAGGAACGGGGAAACATGGAAGAATAACAAAAAAAGATTGTATTGAGACTATTACTGATGATATCATACATTACGATTCTTTGATAGAAAAAAAATCTACTCCAATGTATCGTTCAACAAGAGTGACTAATCTTTCTTCTCTTAGAAGAAAGCTATCTGAAAGATTGGTTTCTATAAAAAATAAAACGGCTATGCTAACTACTTTTAATGAAGTAAATATGCAGGAAGTTTTTTTAATAAGAAAAAAATACAAAAGTATTTTTAAGGAAAAACATGGAGTTAATTTAGGCTTTATGTCTTTTTTTACTATTTCTTGTATTAGAGGAATACATATATACCCAGATATTAATGCCATAATCCATGGAAAACAAAAAATTAATTTTGAATATTGTGATATTAGTATTGCTATATCAGGACCAAAAGGGTTGATGGTTCCTGTCATTAGAAATGCAGAACATTTATCTTTTCGTGGTATAGAACAAGAAATTAGTAGATTATCTACACGTGTTCAAAATGGAAAAATCTCTATAGATGAAATGGAAGGAGGAACTTTTACTATTACTAATGGTGGAATATTTGGATCTATGCTCTCTACTCCAATAATAAATCCACCACAAAGTGCTATTTTAGGAATGCATAAGATAGTCGAAAGGCCTGTAGTTATTAATAAATCTATCGAAATTCGTCCAATAATGTATTTATCGTTATCCTATGATCATAGAATAATTGATGGAAAGGAAGCTGTTGGATTTTTAGTATCTGTCAAAGAATCAATAGAAAATCCAATAAAATTTTTAATGGAAAAAAATGAAAAAAATATTCCTAAAATATTGGAGTTATGA